A genomic segment from Actinomadura hallensis encodes:
- a CDS encoding DNA repair ATPase: MSEDVRETAAAEAGRADLDHGTYEVLRARLAEHAGELARRAEALNARRLEVFGGSDLRLAGTEQIRTAHSCVPRDVVAVGGVMLFGYNVFLGLKPETTVDDVFSLHRFTRDGDGIAFVPTGPEAVPGLLDDPRFQRDFADMYRYYRQARLLQLRLVDGRLLAVFQTGPRLSDVRVLRWRTAPDGTVAYEDNQGERDHEFPPAHDVEWVETTRDDHVPGRHPHVSIEGEVFVETIGGTLTVKIEDNTDDGTGIYSEPVDEPLQSLADADILHARVGALILLRIRPYNETAWRHLVFNVRTKEVVRLDGIAQACRKLPDDQGIIFPGGYYLDTGAAKTFDTDVTGLEYERVLRSPNGEDVLYVFHSREDGRSLLLPYNVIRKQVTTPITCHGYSLFEDGTLAVMRAFSEEPARVHPLQIWRTPFVSDAHAAAQPVGTGPLERVGNADLVRGISECLSIARMVEEMSPSARVFEALISACTRTADLYHWLADDDLGDLAAPLADVRTAAGQVLDEYEKVRALTEQAEEAVEEAAGDIASLVRRARTEPPTTADGWIARLAEFRRAQGRLETLRDVRYIDLARIDELSETVQAELHDVGKGAVEFLQGDGAFTGYHAEVERIAEDARAIGTAADAAPLAALLDAQNEGLEVVTEVVGDLDLTDPTARTAILERVGEVLGALNRARAVLDNRRRDLLEREGRAEFAAELALLDQSVAGALAAATTPEACDEQLGRLLLRLETLQARFADLDDFLAELETKRTEVYEAFSSRKQSLLDERARRTDRLVESADRILSGVRRRAAALGSPDEVNTYFATDAMVNRLRGIADELRALDDGVRAEELDGRVKAARQEAGRALRDRLDLYGDDGGSIRLGRHRFAVNTRPIELTLVPHRDTVAFAITGTDYRAPVRDADFAATRHLWDQTLVSETAETYRAEYLAASLLADADPGDLRRAAAEGRLLAVVRDAAADRYDEGYERGVHDHDAARILEALLRLDADAGLLRYPSAARAAAQLFWTHGTGPAERTAWTTRARSLVRARRAFGGTGALAGLTAELDAAISAFADRTGLAVQDGPLAAEYLVEELAAAPDGFVTSQGARELLKGFGEAHRDDLDGDLRALGDDLAARRQLAEAWLAPFADDPADLPEAVAILLCGCARYDSPAALTATVGELLGSHPRITDGRLDLRLDELLARTRRFRAERVPAFRAYQRRRNDLIKAEERRLGVAALRPRTMSAFVRNRLVDEVYLPLIGDNLAKQLGTTGEGRRTDQMGMLLLISPPGYGKTTLMEYVAERLGLALVKVDGPALGHDVTSLDPAQAPNATARQEVEKINFALDMGNNVLLYLDDIQHTSPELLQKFIPLCDAQRRIEGVKDGEPRTYDLRGKRFAVCMAGNPYTESGQRFRIPDMLANRADVWNLGDVLSGKDDLFALSYIENALTSNPVLAPLTNHDRSDIELLVRMASGDRTVRPDRLAHPYSQAELDEILSVLEKLLHVQQVVLTVNRAYIASAAQDDSARTEPPFRLQGSYRDMNKLAERILPVMNTAELEEAIDDHYRAESQTLTSDAEANLLKLAELRGTLTPAQQARWTEIKAAYRRSQTLAGNQEDPSVGALLHLADKLTAIEKALNHRNDASG; encoded by the coding sequence GTGAGCGAGGACGTCAGGGAGACCGCCGCGGCCGAGGCCGGGCGGGCGGACCTGGATCACGGGACGTACGAGGTGCTGCGGGCGCGGCTCGCCGAGCACGCGGGGGAGCTGGCGCGCCGGGCGGAGGCGCTGAACGCGCGGCGGCTGGAGGTGTTCGGCGGGTCGGACCTGCGGCTGGCGGGCACCGAGCAGATCCGGACGGCGCACAGCTGCGTCCCGCGGGACGTGGTGGCGGTCGGCGGGGTGATGCTGTTCGGCTACAACGTGTTCCTCGGGCTGAAGCCGGAGACGACGGTCGACGACGTGTTCTCCCTGCACCGCTTCACGCGGGACGGGGACGGCATCGCGTTCGTCCCGACCGGGCCGGAGGCGGTGCCGGGGCTGCTGGACGACCCTCGGTTCCAGCGCGACTTCGCCGACATGTACCGGTACTACCGGCAGGCGCGGCTGCTGCAGCTGCGGCTGGTGGACGGGCGCCTGCTCGCGGTGTTCCAGACCGGTCCGCGCCTGTCCGACGTGCGGGTGCTGCGGTGGCGCACCGCGCCCGACGGCACCGTCGCCTACGAGGACAACCAGGGCGAGCGCGACCACGAGTTCCCGCCCGCGCACGACGTCGAATGGGTCGAGACCACGCGGGACGACCACGTCCCCGGGCGCCACCCGCACGTCTCGATCGAGGGCGAGGTGTTCGTCGAGACGATCGGCGGGACGCTCACCGTCAAGATCGAGGACAACACCGACGACGGGACGGGGATCTACTCCGAGCCCGTGGACGAGCCCCTCCAGTCCCTCGCCGACGCCGACATCCTGCACGCGCGGGTCGGGGCGCTGATCCTGCTGCGGATCCGCCCGTACAACGAGACGGCGTGGCGGCACCTGGTGTTCAACGTCCGCACCAAGGAGGTCGTGCGGCTCGACGGCATCGCGCAGGCGTGCCGCAAGCTGCCGGACGACCAGGGGATCATCTTCCCCGGCGGCTACTACCTGGACACCGGCGCGGCGAAGACCTTCGACACCGACGTCACCGGCCTGGAGTACGAGCGCGTCCTCCGCTCGCCCAACGGCGAGGACGTCCTGTACGTGTTCCACTCCCGCGAGGACGGCCGGTCGCTGCTGCTGCCCTACAACGTGATCCGCAAGCAGGTGACGACGCCGATCACCTGCCACGGGTACTCGCTGTTCGAGGACGGCACGCTCGCGGTGATGCGGGCGTTCTCCGAGGAGCCCGCCCGCGTCCACCCACTGCAGATCTGGCGGACCCCGTTCGTGTCCGACGCGCACGCCGCCGCGCAGCCCGTCGGGACGGGGCCGCTGGAGCGGGTCGGGAACGCCGACCTGGTCCGCGGCATCTCCGAGTGCCTCTCCATCGCCCGCATGGTGGAGGAGATGTCCCCGTCGGCGCGGGTGTTCGAGGCGCTGATCTCGGCGTGCACCCGGACGGCGGACCTGTACCACTGGCTCGCCGACGACGACCTCGGCGATCTGGCCGCCCCGCTGGCCGACGTCCGGACCGCCGCCGGGCAGGTGCTGGACGAGTACGAGAAGGTCCGCGCGCTCACCGAGCAGGCCGAGGAGGCGGTCGAGGAGGCCGCTGGCGACATCGCGTCACTGGTCCGCCGTGCCCGGACGGAGCCGCCGACGACCGCCGACGGCTGGATCGCGCGGCTCGCGGAGTTCCGCCGCGCCCAGGGCCGCCTGGAGACGCTGCGCGACGTCCGCTACATCGACCTCGCCCGCATCGACGAGCTCTCCGAGACCGTCCAGGCCGAGCTTCACGACGTGGGCAAGGGGGCGGTCGAGTTCCTCCAGGGCGACGGCGCCTTCACCGGCTACCACGCCGAGGTGGAGCGGATCGCGGAGGACGCGCGCGCCATCGGCACCGCCGCCGACGCCGCGCCGCTCGCCGCCCTCCTCGACGCGCAGAACGAGGGCCTGGAGGTCGTCACCGAGGTCGTCGGGGACCTCGACCTGACCGACCCCACCGCGCGGACCGCGATCCTGGAGCGCGTCGGGGAGGTCCTCGGCGCCCTCAACCGGGCCCGCGCCGTCCTCGACAACCGCCGCCGCGACCTGCTGGAGCGCGAGGGACGCGCCGAGTTCGCCGCCGAGCTGGCGCTGCTCGACCAGTCCGTCGCCGGGGCCCTGGCCGCCGCGACCACCCCCGAGGCCTGCGACGAGCAGCTCGGCCGCCTGCTGCTGCGGCTGGAGACCCTCCAGGCCCGCTTCGCCGACCTGGACGACTTCCTCGCCGAGCTGGAGACCAAGCGCACCGAGGTCTACGAGGCGTTCTCGTCCCGCAAGCAGTCGCTGCTGGACGAGCGCGCCCGCCGCACCGACCGCCTCGTCGAGTCGGCCGACCGCATCCTGTCCGGCGTCCGCCGCCGCGCCGCCGCCCTCGGCTCGCCGGACGAGGTGAACACCTACTTCGCCACCGACGCGATGGTGAACCGGCTGCGCGGCATCGCCGACGAGCTGCGCGCCCTGGACGACGGCGTCCGCGCCGAGGAGCTGGACGGCCGGGTCAAGGCCGCGCGCCAGGAGGCCGGGCGCGCCCTGCGCGACCGCCTCGACCTGTACGGCGACGACGGCGGGTCGATCCGGCTGGGCCGGCACCGGTTCGCGGTCAACACCCGCCCGATCGAGCTGACCCTCGTCCCGCACCGCGACACGGTCGCCTTCGCGATCACCGGCACCGACTACCGCGCTCCCGTCCGCGACGCGGACTTCGCGGCGACCCGCCACCTGTGGGACCAGACCCTGGTCTCGGAGACCGCGGAGACCTACCGGGCCGAGTACCTGGCCGCGTCGCTCCTCGCGGACGCCGACCCCGGCGACCTGCGGCGCGCCGCGGCGGAGGGGCGGCTGCTCGCCGTCGTCCGCGACGCGGCCGCCGACCGCTACGACGAGGGCTACGAGCGCGGCGTCCACGACCACGACGCGGCCCGCATCCTGGAGGCGCTGCTGCGGCTGGACGCCGACGCGGGGCTGCTGCGCTACCCGTCCGCGGCCCGCGCCGCCGCCCAGCTCTTCTGGACGCACGGCACCGGCCCCGCCGAGCGCACCGCGTGGACGACCCGGGCGCGCTCCCTCGTCCGCGCCCGCCGCGCGTTCGGCGGCACCGGCGCCCTGGCCGGCCTCACGGCCGAGCTGGACGCGGCGATCAGCGCGTTCGCGGACCGCACCGGCCTGGCCGTCCAGGACGGGCCGCTCGCCGCGGAGTACCTGGTCGAGGAGCTGGCCGCCGCCCCGGACGGCTTCGTCACCAGCCAGGGGGCCCGCGAACTGCTCAAGGGCTTCGGCGAGGCGCACCGCGACGACCTCGACGGCGACCTGCGGGCCCTCGGCGACGACCTCGCCGCGCGCCGCCAGCTGGCCGAGGCGTGGCTGGCCCCGTTCGCCGACGACCCCGCCGACCTGCCCGAGGCGGTCGCGATCCTGCTGTGCGGCTGCGCGCGCTACGACTCCCCCGCCGCGCTGACCGCGACCGTCGGCGAGCTGCTCGGCAGCCATCCCCGCATCACCGACGGCCGCCTCGACCTGCGGCTGGACGAGCTGCTCGCCCGCACCCGCCGGTTCCGCGCCGAGCGGGTCCCGGCCTTCCGCGCCTACCAGCGGCGGCGCAACGACCTGATCAAGGCGGAGGAGAGGCGTCTCGGCGTCGCGGCGCTCAGGCCGCGCACGATGAGCGCGTTCGTCCGCAACCGCCTGGTCGACGAGGTGTACCTCCCGCTGATCGGCGACAACCTCGCCAAGCAGCTCGGCACCACCGGGGAGGGCAGGCGCACCGACCAGATGGGGATGCTGCTGCTCATCTCCCCGCCCGGCTACGGCAAGACGACCCTCATGGAGTACGTCGCCGAACGTTTGGGCCTCGCCCTGGTCAAGGTGGACGGCCCCGCCCTCGGGCACGACGTCACGTCCCTCGACCCGGCCCAGGCGCCGAACGCCACCGCCCGCCAGGAGGTCGAGAAGATCAACTTCGCGCTCGACATGGGCAACAACGTCCTGCTCTACCTGGACGACATCCAGCACACCTCACCCGAGCTCCTGCAGAAGTTCATCCCGCTGTGCGACGCCCAGCGCCGCATCGAGGGGGTCAAGGACGGAGAGCCGCGCACCTACGACCTGCGCGGCAAGCGGTTCGCGGTCTGCATGGCCGGCAACCCCTACACCGAGTCGGGGCAGCGCTTCCGCATCCCGGACATGCTCGCCAACCGCGCCGACGTGTGGAACCTGGGCGACGTCCTCTCCGGGAAGGACGACCTGTTCGCGCTCAGCTACATCGAGAACGCCCTGACCTCCAACCCCGTCCTCGCGCCCCTGACGAACCACGACCGTTCGGACATCGAGCTCCTCGTGCGGATGGCGTCGGGCGATCGGACCGTGCGCCCCGACCGCCTGGCGCACCCGTACTCCCAGGCCGAACTGGACGAGATCCTCTCCGTCCTGGAAAAGCTCCTCCACGTCCAGCAGGTCGTCCTCACCGTCAACCGCGCCTACATCGCCTCCGCGGCGCAGGACGACTCCGCCCGCACCGAACCCCCGTTCCGCCTGCAGGGGTCCTACCGCGACATGAACAAGCTCGCCGAGCGCATCCTCCCGGTGATGAACACCGCCGAACTGGAGGAGGCCATAGACGACCACTACCGGGCCGAGTCGCAGACGCTCACCTCGGACGCGGAGGCCAACCTGCTCAAGCTCGCCGAACTCCGCGGCACCCTGACCCCCGCCCAGCAGGCCCGCTGGACGGAGATCAAGGCCGCCTACCGGCGTTCCCAGACCCTCGCCGGAAACCAGGAAGACCCCTCCGTGGGCGCCCTCCTGCACCTGGCCGACAAACTCACCGCAATAGAAAAGGCCCTCAATCATCGCAACGACGCGTCCGGCTGA
- a CDS encoding VOC family protein, producing the protein MARDVQITFDCADPAALSAFWAEALGYRLQDPPGGFETWDQALEAMGVPPENRNDASALVDPGGRGPRLFFQRVPEGKQAKNRVHLDVRAAPGLEGDARMKALEEEAERLVAHGAARVQRFEPAPPMQAGHIVMTDPEGNEFCLD; encoded by the coding sequence ATGGCCCGCGACGTACAGATCACGTTCGACTGCGCCGACCCGGCCGCCCTGTCGGCGTTCTGGGCCGAGGCGCTCGGGTACCGGCTGCAGGACCCGCCCGGCGGGTTCGAGACGTGGGACCAGGCGCTGGAGGCGATGGGCGTCCCGCCCGAGAACCGCAACGACGCCTCCGCGCTGGTCGACCCCGGGGGCCGCGGCCCCCGCCTGTTCTTCCAGCGGGTGCCGGAGGGCAAGCAGGCCAAGAACCGCGTGCACCTGGACGTGCGGGCGGCTCCCGGCCTGGAGGGCGACGCCCGCATGAAGGCCCTGGAGGAGGAGGCGGAGCGCCTCGTCGCCCACGGCGCCGCCCGCGTCCAGCGCTTCGAGCCCGCGCCGCCGATGCAGGCCGGCCACATCGTCATGACCGACCCGGAGGGCAACGAGTTCTGCCTCGACTAG
- a CDS encoding DinB family protein, with protein MTDLNWNQLLTDQIDWHWTNQLRKRLDGLTDDEYFWEPVPGCWSVRPRGTGSAPVQAGSGAMTIDFAMPEPDPAPFTTIAWRLGHVIVGVLAVRNAAHFGREPTDYPSFEYAETADEALAQLDAEYARWQAGVESLGESGLARPCGEAEGPFAEDPMARLVLNINRELIHHLSEVCLIRDLYRDKEAR; from the coding sequence ATGACCGACCTGAACTGGAACCAGCTGCTCACGGACCAGATCGACTGGCACTGGACGAACCAGCTGCGCAAGCGCCTCGACGGGCTCACCGACGACGAGTACTTCTGGGAGCCGGTGCCCGGCTGCTGGAGCGTGCGCCCGCGCGGCACCGGCAGCGCGCCGGTGCAGGCCGGGTCCGGCGCGATGACCATCGACTTCGCGATGCCGGAGCCCGACCCGGCGCCGTTCACCACGATCGCCTGGCGGCTCGGGCACGTCATCGTCGGCGTCCTCGCCGTCCGCAACGCGGCCCACTTCGGCCGCGAGCCCACGGACTACCCGTCGTTCGAGTACGCCGAGACCGCGGACGAGGCGCTGGCCCAGCTCGACGCGGAGTACGCGCGATGGCAGGCGGGGGTGGAGTCGCTCGGCGAGTCCGGGCTCGCCCGCCCGTGCGGCGAGGCCGAGGGGCCCTTCGCCGAGGACCCCATGGCGCGGCTGGTGCTGAACATCAACCGGGAGCTGATCCACCACCTGTCCGAGGTCTGCCTGATCCGCGACCTCTACCGGGACAAGGAGGCGAGGTGA
- a CDS encoding winged helix-turn-helix transcriptional regulator, with translation MPTTTAAQKRAQAKTAYDAFLANCPSRQLLDRISDKWVALVLAALGGDGPHPGGECDGEPRAMRYSELSRRLAGVSQKMLTQTLRSLERDGLVTRTVTPTVPVSVTYELTELGISLHRAIRGIKLWAEAHMDEVLANRAEYDARANKATGTGRAGRN, from the coding sequence GTGCCGACGACGACGGCGGCCCAGAAGCGGGCCCAGGCGAAGACGGCCTACGACGCGTTCCTGGCGAACTGCCCCAGCCGCCAGCTGCTCGACCGCATCTCCGACAAGTGGGTCGCGCTCGTCCTCGCGGCCCTGGGCGGCGACGGACCCCACCCCGGCGGGGAATGCGACGGCGAGCCGCGGGCGATGCGCTACTCCGAGCTGTCCCGCCGCCTCGCCGGGGTCAGCCAGAAGATGCTCACCCAGACGCTCCGGTCCCTGGAGCGGGACGGCCTGGTCACGCGCACCGTGACCCCCACCGTTCCGGTCTCGGTCACCTACGAGCTGACCGAACTGGGGATCTCCCTCCACCGCGCCATCCGCGGCATCAAGCTGTGGGCGGAGGCGCACATGGACGAGGTGCTGGCGAACCGGGCCGAGTACGACGCCCGCGCGAACAAGGCCACCGGAACCGGCCGGGCCGGCCGGAACTGA
- a CDS encoding zinc-binding dehydrogenase yields MSTTSRTATSRTAAFRSAVVRTPGGPDSIEIIDVPVAEPGPGQVRVAVAGAAVNPVDLALAAGVFHGMGLISQPEHTGLGWDFSGTVTAAGPGADLAAGSRVAGLVTGFDRDYGTYAEQLVVAADDVAVVPEGLDLVAAATVPLNGLAVDLLGAGEGRNLLVTGAAGALGAYAAVLAQERGWRVTGLARAGDEKFVRGLGAGFTTEATPGWDAVVDGAALQDQAAALVRDGGVFVGVRPNAAPPAGRGVSVHAVEVRADGARLAGLLDAAASGRLPARVHAVLPLDEAATAHREVAKGGVRGKYVLRP; encoded by the coding sequence ATGTCCACCACTTCTCGTACCGCCACTTCTCGTACCGCCGCCTTCCGGAGCGCCGTCGTCCGGACGCCGGGCGGCCCCGACTCCATCGAGATCATCGACGTGCCCGTCGCCGAGCCGGGTCCGGGGCAGGTGCGGGTCGCGGTCGCGGGCGCCGCGGTGAACCCCGTCGACCTGGCGCTCGCGGCCGGGGTCTTCCACGGGATGGGGCTGATCAGTCAGCCCGAGCACACCGGCCTGGGCTGGGACTTCTCCGGCACCGTCACCGCCGCCGGGCCGGGCGCGGACCTCGCGGCCGGCAGCCGCGTCGCGGGGCTGGTCACCGGTTTCGACCGCGACTACGGCACCTACGCCGAGCAGCTGGTCGTCGCGGCGGACGACGTCGCCGTCGTCCCCGAGGGGCTCGACCTGGTCGCGGCGGCGACGGTCCCGCTCAACGGCCTGGCGGTCGACCTGCTCGGCGCCGGCGAGGGCCGGAACCTGCTGGTGACGGGAGCCGCGGGCGCGCTCGGCGCGTACGCGGCCGTGCTCGCCCAGGAGCGCGGCTGGCGGGTCACCGGGCTCGCCCGCGCCGGCGACGAGAAGTTCGTGCGCGGCCTCGGCGCCGGTTTCACCACCGAGGCGACGCCCGGCTGGGACGCGGTCGTCGACGGCGCGGCGCTCCAGGACCAGGCGGCCGCGCTGGTGAGGGACGGCGGCGTCTTCGTCGGCGTCCGCCCGAACGCGGCGCCTCCGGCGGGGCGCGGCGTCAGCGTCCACGCCGTGGAGGTGCGGGCGGACGGCGCCCGGCTCGCCGGGCTCCTCGACGCCGCCGCGAGCGGCCGCCTGCCCGCGCGGGTGCACGCCGTCCTGCCGCTGGACGAGGCGGCCACGGCGCACCGCGAGGTCGCGAAGGGCGGCGTGCGCGGAAAGTACGTCCTGCGCCCCTGA
- the hypE gene encoding hydrogenase expression/formation protein HypE: MVTIREEEVLERIDRARSRKARLREDAVTLAHGSGGKATHTLIEAVFREAFANPRLDRLDDSAHLDLNGTRLAFTTDSYVVSPLFFPGGDIGDLAVNGTVNDLAVSGATPLHLSAGFILEEGFPVADLRRITDSMSRAAEAAGVDIVTGDTKVVERGKADGCYINTAGVGLAPAEPSDVRPGDAILVTGPIGEHGVTIMLARGELDIEADLVSDTAPLNALLADVRAACPGGVRRMRDATRGGVATVLNELASDAGAAVVVDESAVPVRPAVRGACELLGIDPMYVACEGRAVVAVAPEAEEAALAALHRHPLGAEAAVIGRVREDPPGLVLLKTAFGGTRIVDLLVGDPLPRIC, from the coding sequence ATGGTGACGATCCGCGAGGAGGAGGTCCTCGAACGCATCGACCGCGCCCGGTCCCGCAAGGCGCGGCTGCGCGAGGACGCCGTCACGCTCGCGCACGGCTCCGGCGGCAAGGCCACCCACACCCTCATCGAGGCCGTCTTCCGCGAGGCGTTCGCCAATCCCCGCCTCGACCGCCTCGACGACTCCGCGCACCTCGACCTGAACGGGACCCGCCTCGCCTTCACCACCGACTCCTACGTGGTGTCCCCGCTGTTCTTCCCCGGCGGCGACATCGGAGACCTGGCCGTCAACGGGACCGTCAACGACCTGGCCGTGTCCGGCGCGACACCGCTGCACCTCTCCGCGGGGTTCATCCTCGAAGAGGGGTTCCCCGTCGCCGACCTGCGCCGCATCACCGACTCGATGAGCCGCGCCGCCGAGGCCGCGGGCGTGGACATCGTCACGGGCGACACCAAGGTCGTCGAGCGCGGCAAGGCCGACGGCTGCTACATCAACACGGCCGGGGTGGGGCTCGCGCCCGCGGAGCCGTCCGACGTGCGGCCGGGCGACGCGATCCTGGTCACGGGCCCGATCGGCGAGCACGGCGTCACGATCATGCTGGCGCGCGGCGAGCTGGACATCGAGGCCGACCTCGTCTCCGACACCGCGCCGCTGAACGCGCTGCTCGCCGACGTCCGCGCCGCCTGCCCCGGCGGCGTCCGCCGCATGCGCGACGCCACCCGCGGCGGCGTCGCGACCGTCCTGAACGAGCTGGCCTCCGACGCGGGCGCCGCCGTGGTGGTGGACGAGTCCGCGGTGCCGGTGCGCCCGGCCGTCCGGGGCGCGTGCGAGCTCCTCGGCATCGACCCCATGTACGTGGCCTGCGAGGGACGCGCGGTGGTCGCCGTCGCACCCGAGGCGGAGGAGGCGGCCCTGGCGGCGCTGCACCGTCACCCCCTCGGCGCGGAGGCCGCCGTCATCGGCCGCGTGCGCGAGGATCCGCCCGGGCTCGTCCTCCTCAAGACGGCCTTCGGCGGCACCCGCATCGTGGACCTCCTGGTAGGGGACCCCCTGCCTCGCATCTGCTGA
- the hypD gene encoding hydrogenase formation protein HypD, with protein sequence MRFVDEYRDADKARALASSIASLCEPGRDYKFMEVCGGHTHTIYKHGLEDYLPENVSLVHGPGCPVCVIPMGRVDDAVHIASQPDVILTSFGDMMRVPGGNGSFFDAKAAGADIRMVYSPLDALKIAKENPSRRVVFMGIGFETTAPSTATTVLRAEAEGIGNFSVFNNHVTILPAIKAILDSPDLRLDGFIGPGHVSTVIGCRPYSFITGDYGKPLVVAGFEPLDLLQSVHMLLTQLAEGRSEVENQYGRVVPWDGNPRALQVIGRTMEPRAYFEWRGLGFISHSALRMRDEYAAYDAERIFEIPGGRVADPKACQCGEVLKGVLKPWECKVFGTACTPETPIGTCMVSSEGACAAYYNFGRFTRRRVAEAARPGQESAEAVPAGGAAGAEGAAW encoded by the coding sequence ATGCGTTTCGTCGACGAGTACCGGGACGCGGACAAGGCGAGGGCGCTCGCGTCTTCCATCGCCTCACTGTGCGAGCCCGGCCGCGACTACAAGTTCATGGAAGTGTGCGGGGGCCACACCCACACCATCTACAAGCACGGCCTAGAGGACTATCTGCCCGAGAACGTCTCGCTGGTGCACGGCCCAGGCTGCCCGGTGTGCGTGATCCCGATGGGGAGGGTCGACGACGCCGTTCACATCGCGTCCCAGCCGGACGTCATCCTGACCTCGTTCGGGGACATGATGCGGGTGCCCGGCGGGAACGGCTCCTTCTTCGACGCCAAGGCGGCCGGGGCCGACATCCGGATGGTGTACTCGCCCCTCGACGCGCTGAAGATCGCCAAAGAGAACCCGTCCCGCCGCGTCGTCTTCATGGGCATCGGGTTCGAGACGACCGCGCCGTCCACCGCCACGACCGTGCTGCGCGCGGAGGCGGAGGGGATCGGCAACTTCTCGGTCTTCAACAACCACGTGACGATCCTCCCGGCGATCAAGGCGATCCTCGACTCGCCGGACCTGCGGCTCGACGGCTTCATCGGCCCCGGCCACGTCTCGACCGTCATCGGCTGCCGCCCGTACTCGTTCATCACCGGCGACTACGGCAAGCCGCTGGTCGTCGCCGGTTTCGAGCCGCTCGACCTGCTCCAGTCGGTGCACATGCTGCTCACCCAGCTCGCCGAGGGCCGCTCGGAGGTGGAGAACCAGTACGGGCGGGTCGTCCCGTGGGACGGCAACCCCAGGGCGCTCCAGGTCATCGGCCGGACCATGGAGCCGCGCGCCTACTTCGAATGGCGCGGCCTCGGCTTCATCTCGCACTCCGCACTCCGCATGCGGGACGAGTACGCCGCCTACGACGCCGAGCGGATCTTCGAGATCCCGGGCGGGCGGGTCGCCGACCCGAAGGCGTGCCAGTGCGGCGAGGTGCTGAAGGGCGTCCTCAAACCGTGGGAGTGCAAGGTCTTCGGGACGGCCTGCACGCCCGAGACCCCCATCGGCACCTGCATGGTCTCGTCCGAGGGCGCCTGCGCCGCCTACTACAACTTCGGCCGCTTCACCCGCCGGCGCGTCGCGGAGGCCGCCCGGCCCGGCCAGGAGAGCGCGGAGGCGGTGCCGGCCGGCGGGGCCGCGGGCGCCGAGGGGGCGGCATGGTGA
- a CDS encoding HypC/HybG/HupF family hydrogenase formation chaperone: MCLAIPGEIVEVMPDRPLARVEVTGVRRTIDIGLLAGEGVSPGDWVLIHVGFAMSKIDEEEAKATLRMLEGIGAAYDEEIDALRESRID; the protein is encoded by the coding sequence ATGTGCCTCGCGATACCCGGCGAGATCGTGGAGGTCATGCCGGACCGCCCGCTGGCGAGGGTCGAGGTCACCGGTGTCCGGCGCACGATCGACATCGGCCTGCTGGCCGGGGAGGGGGTCTCCCCGGGCGACTGGGTCCTCATCCACGTCGGCTTCGCCATGTCGAAGATCGACGAGGAGGAGGCGAAGGCGACGCTGCGGATGCTCGAGGGCATCGGCGCCGCCTACGACGAGGAGATCGACGCACTGCGGGAATCGAGGATCGACTGA
- a CDS encoding D-sedoheptulose-7-phosphate isomerase — translation MQQLYPFLSSGGPGLDVVMDDVRRSTAEKANDIVRLRETVLEDHGDDLAACAARMADAFRAGGRLFTFGNGGSSTDAQDVAALFLNPGGSAGRAARPLPALALTTDVAVVTALSNDIGFEVVFARQLAAFGRPGDIALALSTSGNSDNLIAAIREGGRRGMLTVGLAGYTGGQMAEEPALNHLFVVPSSSVHRVQEAQTTIYHALWELTQAELARDGAAPAGTAPAGTARAGTARAGTAPAEAAPAGTARADMTWEGL, via the coding sequence ATGCAGCAGCTGTATCCGTTCCTGTCCTCCGGAGGCCCCGGGCTGGACGTCGTCATGGACGACGTCCGCCGCTCGACCGCCGAGAAGGCGAACGACATCGTCCGGCTGCGCGAGACCGTCCTGGAGGACCACGGGGACGACCTCGCGGCCTGCGCCGCCCGGATGGCGGACGCGTTCCGCGCGGGCGGGCGGCTGTTCACCTTCGGGAACGGCGGCAGCTCCACCGACGCGCAGGACGTCGCCGCGCTGTTCCTCAATCCCGGTGGGTCCGCGGGGCGGGCCGCGCGGCCGCTGCCCGCCCTCGCCCTCACGACCGACGTCGCCGTCGTAACGGCGCTGTCCAACGACATCGGCTTCGAGGTGGTGTTCGCGCGGCAGCTGGCGGCGTTCGGGCGGCCCGGCGACATCGCGCTCGCGCTGTCCACCAGCGGGAACTCCGACAACCTGATCGCCGCGATCCGGGAGGGCGGGCGGCGCGGCATGCTCACGGTCGGCCTCGCCGGCTACACCGGCGGCCAGATGGCCGAGGAGCCCGCGCTGAACCACCTGTTCGTCGTGCCGTCGTCGTCCGTGCACCGCGTCCAGGAGGCGCAGACGACGATCTACCACGCGCTCTGGGAGCTGACCCAGGCCGAGCTGGCACGGGACGGCGCGGCACCGGCCGGCACGGCACCGGCCGGCACGGCGCGGGCTGGTACGGCGCGGGCCGGCACGGCGCCTGCGGAGGCGGCACCGGCCGGGACGGCGCGGGCCGACATGACTTGGGAGGGTCTCTGA